A genomic window from Desulfobulbaceae bacterium includes:
- the bioD gene encoding dethiobiotin synthase has translation MTRPFPDKLFVTGTDTSVGKTVVSTILVTGLNASYWKPIQSGMHDQTDSQFVRKFSETTGDVFPESYCLSQPLSPHASAAHDGVVIDIDRIALPHCQGSLIVEGAGGVFVPLNDKHLVIDLIKKFGLPVLVVAENRLGAINQTLLTINALRGIGCELFGVVMNGKPDLVNREAIVHHGRVEVLAEIDRLETIDRHSIRKACSCFGL, from the coding sequence ATGACCAGACCCTTTCCGGATAAACTCTTTGTTACAGGCACAGATACCTCTGTTGGCAAAACCGTAGTTTCAACGATACTGGTAACAGGACTGAATGCCTCATACTGGAAGCCGATTCAAAGTGGCATGCATGACCAGACCGACAGTCAATTTGTACGTAAATTCAGTGAGACAACGGGAGATGTTTTCCCCGAGTCTTACTGTTTGAGCCAGCCACTGTCACCCCATGCCTCGGCGGCCCACGATGGTGTTGTCATTGATATTGATAGAATTGCATTGCCACATTGCCAGGGCTCTCTGATTGTTGAAGGTGCTGGCGGTGTTTTCGTTCCTTTAAATGACAAACATCTTGTCATTGATCTCATTAAAAAATTTGGGCTTCCGGTTCTGGTGGTCGCCGAAAATCGCTTAGGTGCTATTAATCAAACATTACTGACAATTAACGCCTTGCGCGGAATCGGTTGTGAACTCTTTGGCGTGGTCATGAATGGGAAACCTGATCTGGTCAATCGTGAGGCGATTGTTCATCATGGGCGAGTTGAAGTGCTTGCCGAAATAGATAGGCTTGAGACAATTGATCGACACTCTATTCGTAAGGCCTGTAGTTGTTTTGGACTGTAA
- a CDS encoding methyltransferase domain-containing protein — protein MVVKSTKKRIEANFSRASTTYDSFARMQNQAADLLLTHVGLACASLQKGTILEIGCGTGQMSAEISRLLGSRKLIFSDISVRMVEQCQQKIEKLRTPPNDFQCTILDAEQLSDKNAYAAVISGLTVQWFSDFQQTLHRVYDSLIPGGEFIFSCLVQGSFAQWYSASNRLNVPCTANLLPNSAKINQEVATVFDSLESVSKSIEIEYPSTDYFFRSLKLTGTNAQKDGLVLTAGQMRRLIRGWELSLKGETLKMTYVFDILRAKKKR, from the coding sequence GTGGTAGTCAAATCGACTAAAAAACGTATAGAAGCCAATTTTTCAAGGGCCTCAACGACTTATGACAGTTTTGCCAGAATGCAGAATCAAGCGGCAGACCTCCTGCTAACGCATGTCGGGCTGGCCTGTGCATCCCTGCAGAAAGGAACAATTTTAGAGATAGGTTGTGGAACTGGGCAGATGAGTGCTGAGATCAGTCGGCTCTTAGGTTCTCGAAAACTGATATTTTCTGATATCTCAGTGAGGATGGTTGAACAATGTCAGCAAAAAATTGAGAAACTTAGGACACCGCCCAATGATTTTCAGTGTACGATTCTGGATGCTGAACAATTATCAGACAAAAATGCCTATGCCGCAGTAATATCAGGGCTTACAGTACAGTGGTTTTCTGATTTTCAGCAGACCCTGCATCGTGTTTACGACTCATTGATTCCCGGCGGTGAATTTATTTTTTCATGTCTTGTGCAGGGGTCGTTTGCCCAATGGTATTCTGCCTCTAATCGGCTTAATGTGCCTTGTACTGCGAATCTGTTGCCGAACAGTGCGAAAATTAATCAAGAAGTGGCAACTGTTTTTGATTCACTTGAATCCGTTTCAAAATCTATCGAGATAGAGTATCCCAGCACCGACTATTTTTTTCGTTCTCTGAAATTGACAGGTACTAATGCCCAAAAAGATGGTTTAGTCCTAACCGCAGGTCAAATGCGGCGTTTAATCCGTGGCTGGGAGTTGAGCTTGAAAGGTGAAACCCTTAAAATGACTTATGTCTTTGATATTCTACGAGCAAAAAAGAAACGATGA